A window of the Cygnus atratus isolate AKBS03 ecotype Queensland, Australia chromosome 4, CAtr_DNAZoo_HiC_assembly, whole genome shotgun sequence genome harbors these coding sequences:
- the OSTC gene encoding oligosaccharyltransferase complex subunit OSTC: MRFFFFFFPIPLSFLLPCQDAAARPVPPGRQPRSAPLRSAPRRHLVPAGMEALFRLPFAVLECPNIKLKRPGWVHMPSAMTVYALVVVSYFLITGGIIYDVIVEPPSVGSMTDEHGHQRPMAFLAYRVNGQYIMEGLASSFLFTMGGLGFIILDRSNAPNIPKLNRFLLLFIGFVSVLLSFFMARVFMRMKLPGYLMG, from the exons atgcgattttttttttttttttttccaattcccCTCTCTTTTTTGTTGCCCTGCCAGGACGCAGCCGCGCGCCCGGTTCCGCCCggccgccagccccgctccgctccgctccgctccgctccgcgccgccATTTGGTGCCCGCCGGCATGGAGGCGCTGTTCCGGCTGCCCTTCGCCGTGCTCGAGTGCCCCAACATCAAGCTGAAGCGGCCGGGCTGGGTGCACATGCCCTCGGCCATGACGGTGTACGCGCTGGTGGTGGTCTCCTACTTCCTCATCACCGGAG GGATCATCTATGATGTGATCGTGGAGCCTCCCAGCGTGGGGTCGATGACGGACGAGCACGGGCACCAGAGGCCAATGGCCTTCCTGGCCTACAG AGTAAATGGACAATATATTATGGAAGGGCTTGCATCTAGCTTCCTCTTCACAATGGGTGGCTTAGGATTCATAATTCTGGATCGATCCAATGCACCAAATATCCCCAAGCTGAACAGGTTTCTCCTGCTCTTCATTGGATTTGTCAGTGTGCTTTTGAGCTTCTTCATGGCTAGAGTTTTCATGAGGATGAAATTACC GGGCTACTTGATGGGTTAG
- the RPL34 gene encoding 60S ribosomal protein L34 isoform X2 — protein MVQRLTYRRRLSYNTASNKTRLSRTPGNRIVYLYTKKVGKAPKSACGVCPGRLRGVRAVRPKVLMRLSKTKKHVSRAYGGSMCAKCVRDRIKRAFLIEEQKIVVKVLKAQAQSQKSK, from the exons ATGGTTCAGCGCCTGACCTACCGCCGTAGGTTGTCCTACAACACAGCTTCCAACAAGACCAGGCT GTCCCGAACACCTGGGAACAGGATTGTTTACCTTTACACCAAGAAAGTAGGGAAGGCACCAAAGTCAGCATGTGGTGTATGCCCAGGGAGACTTCGTGGT gtTCGTGCTGTGCGTCCTAAAGTTCTTATGAGGCTGTCGAAAACAAAGAAGCATGTCAGCAGAGCCTATGGTGGTTCAATGTGTGCTAAGTGTGTCCGCGACAG GATCAAGCGAGCTTTTCTTATTGAGGAGCAGAAGATCGTCGTGAAAGTGTTGAAGGCACAAGCACAGAGCCAAAAGTCCAAGTGA
- the RPL34 gene encoding 60S ribosomal protein L34 isoform X1, which yields MSDFFLTGCYLPKYIPDLMLLLTVIRVLKSCCQSVSTLGKMILFNKRILIISILGNLFGGMKKFSSGMLRMVRAVRPKVLMRLSKTKKHVSRAYGGSMCAKCVRDRIKRAFLIEEQKIVVKVLKAQAQSQKSK from the exons atgagTGACTTTTTCCTAACAGGCTGTTATCTTCCAAAATATATTCCTGATTTAATGTTGCTTTTAACAGTGATCAGAGTGCTCAAGTCTTGTTGTCAGTCAGTTTCTACACTTGGGAAGATGATCCTTTTTAATAAGCGGATTTTAATTATAAGTATATTGGGAAACCTGTTTGGTGGAATGAAAAAGTTCAGTTCTGGAATGCTGAGGATG gtTCGTGCTGTGCGTCCTAAAGTTCTTATGAGGCTGTCGAAAACAAAGAAGCATGTCAGCAGAGCCTATGGTGGTTCAATGTGTGCTAAGTGTGTCCGCGACAG GATCAAGCGAGCTTTTCTTATTGAGGAGCAGAAGATCGTCGTGAAAGTGTTGAAGGCACAAGCACAGAGCCAAAAGTCCAAGTGA